The following are encoded together in the Streptomyces tsukubensis genome:
- a CDS encoding DUF3159 domain-containing protein — MKTVSFLETESDTQVERTEQTAPRQRPSVLDQAGGTKGVVYSALPVVAFVVANSVGGLRMAVIAALAVAVAIGVERLLRKESVQPAIGGVFGVAIAAGVVWLTGSAKDYFLIGIWASLAGAVLFLLSVLARWPMAGVIWNVATGKGNVWRADKRSRLYYDIATLVLAAVFGARFAVQQYFYATDQVGSLGFAKIAMGFPLLALALLVVAWAARSSNKRLAAIGLLPAKRS; from the coding sequence ATGAAGACCGTGAGCTTCCTGGAGACAGAGTCCGACACGCAGGTGGAGCGGACGGAGCAGACAGCACCCCGGCAACGGCCTTCGGTCCTCGACCAGGCCGGAGGCACCAAGGGGGTCGTCTACTCGGCACTGCCCGTGGTGGCGTTCGTCGTCGCCAACAGCGTCGGCGGACTACGGATGGCCGTCATCGCCGCCCTCGCCGTCGCGGTCGCCATCGGCGTGGAGCGCCTGCTGCGCAAGGAATCGGTACAACCCGCGATCGGCGGCGTGTTCGGCGTCGCGATAGCCGCAGGCGTCGTCTGGTTGACCGGCTCCGCCAAGGACTACTTCCTCATCGGAATCTGGGCGAGCCTGGCCGGCGCCGTCCTCTTCCTCCTCTCCGTCCTGGCGCGGTGGCCGATGGCCGGCGTGATCTGGAACGTGGCGACCGGCAAGGGCAACGTCTGGCGCGCGGACAAGCGTTCGCGGCTCTACTACGACATCGCCACCCTGGTGCTGGCCGCGGTCTTCGGCGCCCGGTTCGCCGTCCAGCAGTACTTCTACGCGACCGACCAGGTCGGTTCGCTGGGATTCGCCAAGATCGCCATGGGCTTCCCGCTGCTCGCCCTCGCCCTCTTGGTGGTCGCCTGGGCCGCCCGTAGCTCGAACAAGCGGCTTGCGGCCATCGGTCTGCTGCCCGCCAAGCGCTCCTGA
- a CDS encoding S9 family peptidase, whose protein sequence is MAPRETISVEEFFGPPLRAKTTLSPDGRKMAYLALWENRLNVWIESVDTPGDSRCVTTEDRGVLSYHWTRDPRWLLYTRDQGGDENMHLYRVDLEDPDAAAVNLTPYPGVRTLGLDLPAGRPGKVITQLNLRDRAQFDLVELDIATGDLTTLAKNPGSEVEGWLYSERDLFAGGTTAEGDVLLSKWDAATGALDPVARFDGGDAPLGIYPLEVTPDGGGVWLGSYRGGDRLRLARLDLATGEEEEVDSHPRYDLDTRAQVFPALPSPLIRSRRTGELLGVRYLGERQVIHALDPHFAAVLKNLEKLSDGDLAGLSSDESGQRWVAGFTHDRDPGATFLYDHTTGESRLLHRARPHLDPESLAPMRPVEITSRDGLTLPSYLTLPVGIEPSRLPLVLFVHGGPWSRDSWGYHPAAQLFANRGYAVLQVNFRGSTGYGRAFTRAAIGEFAGKMHDDLIDGVRWAVERGYADPDRVAIMGGSYGGYASLAGVTFTPDVFAAAVDVVGISDLANFMRSQPDFVKPMLTHNWFTYVGDPADPEQEADMLARSPITRVDQIRTPLMVVHGANDARVVLAESDLLVEALRARGVPVEYTVMRDEGHAIENPENVIALYTGVERFLAEHLGFEARS, encoded by the coding sequence ATGGCACCGCGGGAGACCATCTCCGTCGAGGAGTTCTTCGGGCCGCCGCTTCGCGCGAAGACGACCCTCTCGCCGGACGGCAGGAAAATGGCGTATCTGGCGCTGTGGGAGAACCGCCTGAACGTCTGGATAGAGAGCGTCGACACGCCGGGGGACTCGCGATGCGTGACCACGGAGGACCGTGGGGTCCTGAGCTACCACTGGACCCGGGACCCGCGGTGGCTGCTCTACACCCGGGACCAGGGCGGCGACGAGAACATGCACCTCTACCGCGTCGACCTGGAGGACCCGGACGCCGCCGCCGTGAATCTCACGCCCTATCCCGGGGTTCGGACCTTGGGCCTTGACCTCCCCGCCGGACGTCCGGGCAAGGTCATCACCCAACTGAACCTGCGCGACCGCGCCCAGTTCGACCTGGTGGAACTGGACATCGCCACCGGCGACCTCACGACTCTCGCCAAGAACCCGGGGAGCGAAGTGGAGGGGTGGCTGTACAGCGAGCGAGATCTGTTCGCGGGAGGGACGACGGCCGAGGGCGATGTCCTGCTGTCCAAGTGGGACGCGGCGACCGGTGCGCTGGACCCCGTGGCGCGGTTCGACGGCGGTGACGCTCCGCTGGGGATCTACCCCTTGGAGGTCACACCGGACGGCGGCGGGGTGTGGCTGGGCTCGTACCGAGGGGGCGACCGCCTCCGCCTGGCCCGACTCGACCTGGCGACCGGCGAGGAGGAGGAGGTCGACTCCCATCCGCGGTACGACCTGGACACCCGCGCACAGGTCTTTCCCGCCCTGCCGTCCCCTCTGATCCGCAGCCGCCGCACAGGCGAACTGCTGGGAGTCCGCTACCTCGGGGAGCGGCAGGTGATCCACGCCCTGGACCCGCATTTCGCCGCGGTGCTGAAGAATCTGGAGAAGCTGTCCGACGGCGATCTCGCCGGACTCTCCTCAGACGAGAGCGGCCAGCGGTGGGTGGCCGGCTTCACCCACGACCGTGACCCCGGGGCCACCTTCCTCTACGACCACACCACCGGCGAGAGCCGTCTGCTCCACCGGGCCAGGCCGCACCTGGATCCGGAGTCGCTCGCACCGATGCGCCCGGTGGAGATCACCTCCAGGGACGGTCTGACGCTGCCGTCGTACCTGACGCTGCCGGTCGGCATCGAGCCGTCCCGGCTGCCGCTGGTGCTGTTCGTCCACGGCGGTCCCTGGAGCCGGGACAGCTGGGGGTACCACCCTGCCGCGCAGCTCTTCGCCAACCGCGGTTACGCGGTGCTACAGGTCAATTTCCGGGGCTCCACCGGATACGGCAGGGCCTTCACCAGGGCCGCCATCGGGGAGTTCGCCGGCAAGATGCACGACGACCTCATCGACGGTGTGCGCTGGGCGGTCGAGCGGGGATACGCCGACCCGGACCGCGTGGCCATCATGGGCGGCTCCTACGGCGGGTACGCGTCACTGGCCGGGGTCACCTTCACGCCGGACGTCTTCGCCGCCGCTGTCGATGTCGTCGGTATCTCGGACCTGGCCAACTTCATGCGGAGCCAGCCCGACTTCGTCAAACCGATGCTCACCCACAACTGGTTCACATACGTCGGTGACCCGGCCGATCCTGAGCAGGAGGCCGACATGCTGGCCCGCTCCCCGATCACCCGTGTCGACCAAATCCGCACCCCGCTGATGGTGGTGCACGGCGCCAACGACGCCCGCGTCGTCCTCGCCGAGTCCGACCTGCTCGTCGAGGCCCTGCGCGCACGAGGCGTCCCCGTCGAGTACACCGTCATGCGGGACGAAGGCCACGCCATCGAGAACCCGGAGAACGTGATCGCCCTCTACACCGGGGTGGAACGCTTCCTGGCCGAACACCTGGGCTTCGAGGCCCGCTCCTAG
- a CDS encoding peptidyl-tRNA hydrolase yields the protein MSSDDIPSTPADGVQTSPSAPADTTPGAAEGGAPEPGPGRVRGADTQDSPFVNEPTERDEAPQFVLPLVVRLERADPPARTDAMETAARAVLALLSDERSVGDGEWAEAVRDWQDARIRKVVRRARGAEWRRTGTMPGITLTGKAAEVRVFPPIPVDGWPKDLAKLQVSGTELDDPEPPSAPDPGVPVLWMSPDVTMSAGKAMAQAGHAAQLAWWELSPAERDAWREAGFPLAVRTAAPAHWRTLVTSGLPVVQDAGFTEIAPGSCTVIADHPALREG from the coding sequence GTGAGCAGCGACGACATCCCCAGCACGCCGGCCGACGGCGTCCAGACCTCTCCTTCCGCCCCGGCCGACACCACCCCGGGGGCGGCCGAGGGCGGTGCCCCCGAACCCGGACCCGGTCGTGTCCGGGGAGCGGACACCCAGGACAGCCCGTTCGTGAACGAACCGACCGAGCGGGACGAGGCGCCCCAGTTCGTCCTGCCCTTGGTGGTCCGGCTGGAGCGGGCAGATCCCCCGGCCCGTACGGACGCGATGGAGACGGCGGCACGGGCGGTACTCGCTCTGCTCTCCGACGAGCGGTCGGTGGGCGACGGCGAGTGGGCCGAGGCCGTGCGGGACTGGCAGGACGCCAGAATCCGCAAGGTGGTGCGGCGGGCGCGCGGCGCGGAGTGGCGGCGGACCGGGACGATGCCGGGGATCACCCTCACGGGGAAGGCCGCCGAGGTGCGGGTCTTCCCGCCGATCCCCGTCGACGGCTGGCCGAAGGACCTGGCGAAGCTCCAGGTGTCAGGTACGGAACTGGACGACCCTGAACCACCGTCGGCGCCCGACCCCGGCGTCCCGGTGCTGTGGATGAGTCCGGACGTCACGATGTCCGCGGGCAAGGCCATGGCTCAGGCGGGTCACGCCGCCCAGTTGGCGTGGTGGGAGCTGTCACCCGCCGAGCGCGACGCGTGGCGCGAAGCGGGCTTCCCGCTGGCCGTCCGCACGGCGGCCCCGGCCCACTGGCGCACGCTCGTGACGAGCGGGCTGCCGGTGGTCCAGGACGCGGGGTTCACCGAGATCGCCCCCGGCTCCTGCACGGTGATCGCCGATCACCCGGCGTTGCGCGAGGGATGA
- a CDS encoding AIM24 family protein codes for MKSDLFATKNMAQPPAAAGMTLQNAKSIKYTVNGEMYARQGAMVAFRGNLQFERKGQGIGGMLKRAVTGEGLPLMSVSGQGEAWFAHEAANCFIVDLEGNDPLTVNGRNVLCFDPSLGYEIKVVKGAGIAGGGLFNSVFTGHGKLGLVCEGEPIVIPVATQAPVYVDTDAVVGWSSGLNTSLHRSQSVGSMIRGGSGEAVQLMLQGEGFVVVRPSELTPEKNKAH; via the coding sequence ATGAAAAGCGACCTCTTCGCGACCAAGAACATGGCCCAGCCGCCCGCCGCGGCCGGGATGACCTTGCAGAACGCAAAGTCGATCAAGTACACCGTCAACGGTGAGATGTACGCCAGGCAGGGAGCGATGGTCGCTTTCCGCGGCAATCTCCAGTTCGAGCGCAAGGGCCAGGGCATCGGCGGCATGTTGAAACGGGCCGTCACCGGCGAGGGGCTGCCGCTGATGTCCGTGAGCGGCCAGGGCGAGGCATGGTTCGCGCACGAGGCCGCCAACTGCTTCATCGTGGACCTGGAGGGCAACGACCCGCTCACCGTCAACGGCCGCAATGTCCTCTGTTTCGACCCCTCCCTCGGTTATGAGATCAAGGTCGTGAAGGGCGCGGGAATCGCCGGAGGCGGGCTCTTCAACAGTGTCTTCACCGGCCACGGGAAGCTCGGACTGGTCTGCGAGGGCGAGCCCATCGTGATCCCCGTGGCGACCCAGGCGCCCGTGTACGTCGACACCGACGCGGTCGTCGGCTGGAGCTCAGGACTCAACACCTCGCTGCACCGCTCGCAGAGTGTCGGGTCGATGATCCGCGGCGGCTCGGGCGAGGCCGTGCAGCTCATGCTCCAAGGGGAGGGCTTCGTCGTCGTCAGGCCAAGCGAGCTGACCCCGGAGAAGAACAAGGCCCATTGA
- a CDS encoding polysaccharide deacetylase family protein has protein sequence MILYGRRLTALCVLGAVGALTLTACGVEPPRVALETVKVSPGAPGATASQAPRGQGESEAPGHPDTPSSSGPPTLTPGPGGRAPVFTHGPRTGHGKTVAFTFDADMTADQGPRAASGERFDNPGLIAALRALRVPSTVFMTGRWAEEYPAEAKNIGADPLFEVANHSYSHYSFTGDCYGLPSLAPTRMRSDVERAFTAFRRAGVRHRVPYFRFPGGCHDVRSLRAVAPEGVTAVQWDVVSGDAFATDTDAVVRQVLDGVRPGSVVVMHCTRSAAPTTEAVVRRVVPELRKRGYRFVKVSGLVAEAAAAAAGKRSH, from the coding sequence GTGATCCTTTACGGACGAAGACTCACCGCCCTCTGTGTCCTCGGCGCCGTCGGCGCCCTCACCCTCACGGCCTGCGGGGTGGAGCCCCCACGGGTCGCCCTGGAGACCGTCAAGGTCTCCCCCGGTGCTCCCGGAGCAACCGCCTCGCAGGCCCCCCGAGGCCAGGGAGAGTCGGAGGCTCCGGGGCATCCGGACACCCCCTCCTCCTCAGGGCCTCCCACCCTGACCCCAGGCCCCGGCGGCCGCGCCCCCGTCTTCACGCACGGCCCGAGGACCGGGCACGGAAAGACGGTCGCGTTCACCTTCGACGCCGACATGACGGCCGATCAGGGGCCGAGGGCCGCCTCGGGCGAACGGTTCGACAACCCCGGTCTCATCGCGGCCCTGCGCGCGCTGCGCGTTCCCTCGACGGTCTTCATGACCGGCCGCTGGGCCGAGGAGTACCCGGCAGAGGCCAAGAACATCGGGGCCGACCCGCTGTTCGAGGTCGCCAACCACTCGTACAGCCACTATTCCTTCACCGGCGACTGCTACGGACTGCCCTCGCTCGCCCCCACCCGGATGCGCAGCGATGTCGAGCGGGCCTTCACCGCGTTCCGCCGGGCCGGTGTACGCCACCGGGTGCCGTACTTCCGCTTCCCCGGCGGCTGTCACGACGTGCGCTCCCTGCGGGCCGTGGCCCCCGAGGGCGTCACCGCCGTCCAGTGGGACGTGGTCAGCGGCGACGCCTTCGCCACGGACACCGACGCCGTGGTGCGCCAGGTACTCGACGGGGTGCGGCCTGGCTCCGTGGTGGTGATGCACTGCACCCGGAGCGCGGCGCCCACCACCGAGGCCGTCGTCCGTCGCGTCGTCCCCGAACTGCGCAAACGCGGCTATCGCTTCGTAAAGGTGTCCGGGCTTGTGGCAGAGGCCGCAGCCGCGGCCGCGGGGAAGCGGAGCCACTAG
- a CDS encoding alkaline phosphatase PhoX, which produces MPTSRRTVLAGTGALGASIAFSGDLSELFAGTAFAQEAGRSGYGPLVPDPDGLLDLPKGFRYRVLSREGDPLRSGQGEVPSNPDGMAAFAGRHGGVNLVRNHENRHTAAIRVPAVKGITYDPMGMGGCTSLALDRRGRVIGEQVAIAGTSTNCAGGPTPWGTWLTCEEIEDRAGTNGYTKDHGFIFEVDPSDPRRTGAVPLTAMGRFQHEAIAVDPGRGVVYETEDAFDRPFGLFYRFLPKRPHGGLGSLRAGGRLQAMRVPGVPDLSSVQETGTSFSGVEWVDVPDPLAQSTPVRLQDFGPKGITHAQKLEGCYWGGSCVYFVSSYARSREGSAADHFGQIWRYEPAAGRLTLVVVFGPGTDVQLPGEEPDNICLAPSGGLMVCEDGAGAQHVFGVTRRGEVYAMARGRQNLGTEEAPEWGEFAGVTFSPDHDTMYVNCYTPGTTFAVTGPW; this is translated from the coding sequence ATGCCAACGTCACGACGCACGGTTCTCGCCGGTACCGGCGCCCTCGGCGCCTCGATCGCGTTCTCAGGAGACCTCTCCGAACTCTTCGCGGGCACGGCCTTCGCCCAGGAAGCGGGCAGGAGCGGCTACGGACCCCTGGTCCCCGACCCCGACGGCCTGCTCGACCTCCCCAAGGGCTTCCGTTACCGGGTCCTCTCCCGCGAGGGCGACCCGCTGCGCTCGGGGCAGGGCGAGGTACCGAGCAACCCCGACGGCATGGCCGCGTTCGCGGGCAGACACGGGGGCGTCAACCTCGTACGCAACCACGAGAACCGGCACACCGCGGCCATCCGGGTGCCGGCGGTGAAGGGCATCACCTACGACCCGATGGGCATGGGCGGCTGCACGTCGCTCGCCCTCGACCGGCGCGGCAGGGTGATCGGTGAACAGGTCGCCATCGCCGGGACCTCCACCAACTGCGCGGGCGGGCCCACCCCGTGGGGGACCTGGCTGACCTGCGAGGAGATCGAGGACAGAGCCGGTACCAACGGCTACACCAAGGACCACGGCTTCATCTTCGAGGTCGACCCCTCCGATCCCCGGCGTACGGGGGCCGTGCCGCTCACCGCGATGGGCCGGTTCCAGCACGAGGCCATCGCCGTCGACCCCGGGCGCGGTGTCGTCTACGAGACCGAGGACGCCTTCGACCGGCCCTTCGGCCTCTTCTACCGCTTCCTGCCGAAACGCCCGCACGGCGGCCTGGGCTCCTTGCGGGCGGGAGGCAGACTCCAGGCGATGCGCGTGCCCGGGGTACCCGATCTCTCCTCGGTCCAGGAGACCGGCACGTCCTTCTCCGGCGTCGAGTGGGTCGACGTCCCCGATCCGCTGGCGCAGTCCACTCCTGTCAGGCTTCAGGACTTCGGCCCCAAGGGCATCACCCACGCGCAGAAACTGGAGGGCTGCTACTGGGGCGGCTCGTGCGTGTACTTCGTCTCCAGTTACGCCCGCAGCCGCGAGGGATCCGCCGCGGACCACTTCGGCCAGATCTGGCGGTACGAACCCGCGGCGGGGCGGCTCACCCTCGTGGTCGTCTTCGGGCCGGGAACGGACGTCCAGCTTCCGGGTGAGGAGCCGGACAACATCTGTCTCGCGCCCAGTGGCGGGCTGATGGTCTGCGAGGACGGGGCAGGCGCCCAGCACGTCTTCGGGGTCACGCGGCGCGGCGAGGTCTACGCGATGGCGCGGGGACGGCAGAACCTCGGCACCGAGGAGGCGCCGGAGTGGGGCGAGTTCGCGGGTGTCACGTTCTCACCGGACCACGACACGATGTACGTGAACTGCTACACGCCGGGGACGACGTTCGCGGTGACCGGCCCTTGGTGA
- a CDS encoding pyrimidine reductase family protein translates to MRRLFPATEETAHRHGVGAARECGAGGRGTEDRFATDREWGLGELADLYAYPSPPAPGAAAPAWLRANMVSTLDGAAHHDGRSQGISSPADMRIFGVLRALADVVVVGAETVRQEGYGAARPRAGLAERRVAAGQGPAPAIAVVSASLALDFSLPLFTEPLVPTLLITGACAPERRVRAAEKAGVRVVTAGSGAGAEPARIRQELAAGGVGRMLTEGGPRLLGQFVSAGVLDELCLTVSPTLAAGDAARIAPGPSREAPDRLTLASVLEEEGFLFTRYRRAEPA, encoded by the coding sequence ATGCGACGTCTGTTCCCCGCGACCGAAGAAACAGCGCACCGTCACGGCGTCGGCGCGGCGCGTGAGTGTGGAGCCGGGGGGCGAGGCACCGAGGACCGTTTCGCCACGGATCGTGAGTGGGGGCTCGGCGAACTGGCGGACCTCTACGCCTATCCGTCGCCGCCCGCTCCGGGCGCGGCGGCACCTGCCTGGCTGCGCGCCAACATGGTCTCCACCCTCGACGGCGCGGCTCACCACGACGGCCGTTCGCAGGGTATTTCCAGCCCCGCCGACATGCGGATCTTCGGTGTTCTGCGGGCCCTGGCCGATGTGGTGGTCGTCGGTGCGGAAACGGTTCGGCAGGAGGGGTACGGGGCCGCTCGTCCCCGTGCCGGCCTCGCGGAGCGCCGGGTGGCCGCGGGACAGGGGCCCGCTCCTGCCATCGCCGTGGTCAGCGCGAGCCTCGCGCTCGACTTCTCGCTCCCGCTCTTCACCGAACCGCTGGTCCCGACCTTGCTGATCACCGGCGCCTGCGCCCCTGAGCGGCGCGTGCGGGCCGCGGAGAAGGCCGGCGTGCGGGTGGTCACGGCGGGCAGCGGTGCGGGCGCGGAACCCGCTCGGATCCGCCAGGAACTGGCTGCCGGGGGAGTGGGGCGGATGCTGACCGAGGGCGGGCCGAGGCTGTTGGGTCAGTTCGTGTCGGCGGGGGTACTCGACGAACTGTGTCTCACCGTTTCCCCCACGCTGGCGGCCGGCGACGCCGCGAGGATCGCTCCCGGGCCGTCCCGCGAGGCTCCGGACCGTCTGACGCTCGCCTCCGTACTGGAGGAGGAGGGCTTCCTCTTCACGCGCTACCGCAGGGCGGAGCCGGCCTGA
- a CDS encoding indole-3-glycerol phosphate synthase gives MIEQPLSSPDVEFVTTLHGDDEVSFVVLMQPRGDQDRLLRAIDDVALGELTDAAKEGEVPEGEDAAPPARRALDHSLEVLRQAGCEAVGHLVEEHPLDQLTAVAREAGADEVIVLTAPHYVEEFFHRDWASRARHKVGVPVLKLYAHSE, from the coding sequence ATGATCGAGCAGCCGCTTTCCTCCCCCGACGTGGAGTTCGTCACGACCCTGCACGGCGACGACGAGGTCTCCTTCGTCGTCCTGATGCAACCGCGCGGTGACCAGGACCGGCTGCTGCGTGCCATTGACGACGTGGCGCTCGGGGAGCTGACGGACGCGGCGAAGGAGGGCGAGGTCCCGGAGGGCGAGGACGCGGCCCCGCCCGCGCGCAGAGCCCTCGACCACTCGCTTGAGGTACTGCGCCAGGCAGGGTGCGAGGCGGTCGGCCACCTGGTCGAGGAACACCCGCTCGACCAGCTCACCGCCGTCGCGCGGGAGGCCGGGGCCGACGAGGTGATCGTCCTGACGGCGCCCCACTACGTCGAGGAGTTCTTCCACCGCGACTGGGCGTCCAGGGCCAGGCACAAGGTCGGCGTGCCGGTGCTCAAGCTGTACGCGCACAGCGAATAG
- the murC gene encoding UDP-N-acetylmuramate--L-alanine ligase, with protein sequence MAAGLPPAMDRPHFIGIGGAGMSGIAKILAQRGAEVAGSDARDSATARALRTFGVTVHIGHEADHLAADASCVVVSSAIRPDNPELVRAAELGIPVVHRSDALASLMTGERAIAVAGTHGKTTTTSMLAVTLGSLGLDPSYAIGGDLDEPGSNARHGAGRIFVAEADESDRSFHKYAPEVAIVLNVELDHHANYASLEEIYDSFQTFAGKIVPGGTLVISADHPGARELTRRLDGVRVVTYGEAADADVRVTDITPQGLKSEVTVVLADGTELTFAVSVPGRHYALNAVAALAAGVAVDIPATELAPALASYTGVKRRLQLKGEAAGVQVIDSYAHHPTEMTADLEAIRGSATDARILVVFQPHLFSRTQELGIEMGAALGLADASLVLDVYPAREDPIPGVTSALIIDAARAAGADVTHVVDKADIPEAVAGMAKPGDLVLTMGAGDVTDLGPLILDRLGGAEPDTK encoded by the coding sequence ATGGCAGCCGGCCTCCCTCCCGCCATGGACCGACCGCACTTCATCGGCATCGGCGGCGCCGGCATGTCGGGCATCGCGAAGATCCTCGCCCAGCGCGGCGCCGAGGTCGCGGGCAGTGACGCCCGCGACTCGGCGACCGCGCGGGCGCTGCGTACGTTCGGCGTCACGGTCCACATCGGTCACGAGGCGGACCACCTCGCGGCCGACGCGAGCTGTGTCGTCGTCTCCTCCGCGATCCGCCCCGACAACCCGGAGCTGGTCCGCGCCGCCGAACTCGGCATCCCCGTCGTCCACCGCTCCGACGCGCTGGCGTCGCTGATGACGGGCGAGCGGGCCATCGCCGTCGCGGGCACGCACGGCAAGACGACCACGACGTCGATGCTGGCGGTGACGCTCGGTTCGCTCGGCCTCGACCCCTCGTACGCGATCGGCGGCGACCTCGACGAGCCGGGCTCCAACGCCAGGCACGGCGCGGGCAGGATCTTCGTGGCGGAGGCGGACGAGAGCGACCGCAGCTTCCACAAGTACGCGCCCGAGGTCGCCATCGTCCTCAATGTGGAGCTCGACCACCACGCCAACTACGCGTCCTTGGAAGAGATCTACGACTCCTTCCAGACCTTCGCGGGGAAGATCGTCCCCGGTGGCACGCTGGTGATCTCGGCCGACCACCCGGGCGCGCGCGAACTGACCCGCAGGCTCGACGGCGTACGGGTGGTGACCTACGGCGAGGCGGCCGACGCGGACGTCCGCGTCACGGACATCACCCCGCAGGGCCTCAAGAGCGAGGTCACTGTCGTACTGGCCGACGGCACGGAACTGACCTTCGCGGTCTCGGTGCCGGGACGCCACTACGCCCTCAACGCGGTCGCCGCCCTCGCGGCCGGCGTCGCCGTCGACATCCCCGCCACCGAGCTGGCACCGGCCCTCGCCTCGTACACCGGGGTGAAGCGCCGCCTCCAGCTCAAGGGCGAGGCGGCGGGCGTGCAGGTCATCGACTCCTACGCGCACCACCCCACCGAGATGACGGCCGATCTGGAGGCCATCAGGGGCTCGGCCACGGACGCCCGAATCCTCGTCGTCTTCCAGCCGCACCTCTTCTCCCGCACGCAGGAACTGGGCATCGAGATGGGCGCGGCCCTGGGGCTCGCCGACGCCTCGCTCGTCCTGGACGTCTATCCGGCGCGCGAGGACCCGATCCCCGGTGTGACCAGCGCCCTGATCATCGACGCGGCCCGCGCCGCGGGAGCCGATGTGACGCACGTCGTCGACAAGGCGGACATCCCGGAGGCGGTCGCGGGAATGGCCAAGCCCGGTGATCTCGTTCTCACCATGGGGGCGGGGGACGTCACCGACCTCGGCCCGCTGATCCTGGACCGACTCGGCGGCGCCGAGCCGGACACGAAGTGA
- the msrB gene encoding peptide-methionine (R)-S-oxide reductase MsrB has product MAYDIDKPEEQWRAELNPSEYAVLRQAATEPAFTGEYTDTKTKGVYSCRACGAELFTSDTKFESHCGWPSFFDPKDTDAVELISDTSHGMVRTEVRCARCGSHLGHVFEGEGYATPTDQRYCINSISLKLAADES; this is encoded by the coding sequence ATGGCATACGACATCGACAAGCCGGAAGAGCAGTGGCGCGCGGAGCTGAATCCGTCGGAGTACGCGGTACTGCGCCAGGCCGCCACGGAGCCCGCCTTCACGGGTGAGTACACCGACACCAAGACCAAGGGTGTCTACTCCTGCCGTGCCTGCGGCGCGGAGCTGTTCACCTCGGACACGAAGTTCGAGTCGCACTGCGGCTGGCCGTCCTTCTTCGACCCGAAGGACACGGACGCGGTCGAACTCATCTCGGACACCTCCCACGGCATGGTCCGCACCGAGGTGCGCTGCGCCCGCTGCGGCTCCCACCTGGGCCACGTGTTCGAGGGCGAGGGGTACGCGACCCCGACCGACCAGCGGTACTGCATCAACTCGATCTCGCTGAAGCTGGCGGCGGACGAGAGCTGA
- a CDS encoding aminopeptidase P family protein yields the protein MTSPAPFTAADYRARMNRAAEDALAAGLAGLVVAPGPDMDWLTGYRPAAATERLTLLVLAVGREPVLIVPTLESGDVEKAPGGEALTLRDWRDGVDPYGLAAPLLADGGRFGVSDNAWALHLLGLSRALPSSSYVALSEALPMLRAVKDAAELERIAAAGASADATYEEIKKVTFAGRRESEVAKDLAGLLIGFGHSQVDFTVVGSGPNGADPHHEAGERVIGDGDTVVLDFGGLMHGYGSDTTRTVHVGEPDDEVRKVHAVVQEAQQAGCAAVRPGVACQEIDRAARAVIEEAGYGEYFIHRTGHGIGVTTHEPPYMIEGEEQPLVPGMCFSVEPGIYLPGRFGVRIEDIVTVTEDGGRRFNRTSRELAVVA from the coding sequence ATGACCTCACCTGCCCCTTTCACCGCTGCCGACTACCGCGCCCGCATGAACCGCGCGGCCGAGGACGCCCTGGCGGCCGGGCTCGCCGGGCTGGTGGTGGCGCCCGGACCCGACATGGACTGGCTGACCGGCTACCGGCCGGCCGCGGCCACCGAACGGCTGACACTGCTCGTGCTCGCGGTGGGACGTGAGCCGGTACTCATCGTGCCGACGTTGGAGTCGGGCGATGTGGAGAAGGCGCCGGGAGGCGAGGCGCTGACCCTGCGGGACTGGCGGGACGGGGTGGACCCCTACGGGCTCGCCGCACCGCTGCTGGCCGACGGCGGGCGTTTCGGGGTGAGCGACAACGCGTGGGCGCTGCACCTGCTGGGGCTCTCCCGCGCGCTGCCGTCCAGTTCGTACGTGGCGCTCAGCGAGGCGCTGCCCATGCTGCGGGCCGTCAAGGACGCGGCCGAGCTGGAGCGGATCGCCGCCGCCGGAGCCTCGGCCGACGCCACGTACGAGGAGATCAAGAAGGTGACCTTCGCCGGGCGCAGGGAGAGCGAGGTGGCGAAGGACCTCGCGGGGCTGCTGATCGGCTTCGGCCACTCCCAGGTGGACTTCACCGTCGTCGGGTCGGGGCCGAACGGCGCCGACCCGCACCACGAGGCGGGGGAGCGGGTCATCGGAGACGGCGACACCGTGGTCCTCGACTTCGGCGGGCTCATGCACGGCTACGGCTCCGACACCACCCGTACCGTCCACGTCGGTGAGCCGGACGACGAGGTCCGCAAGGTGCACGCGGTGGTACAGGAGGCCCAGCAGGCCGGGTGCGCGGCGGTACGGCCCGGCGTGGCCTGCCAGGAGATCGACCGGGCGGCCCGTGCGGTGATCGAGGAGGCGGGGTACGGCGAGTACTTCATCCACCGCACAGGGCACGGCATCGGCGTCACCACCCACGAACCCCCGTACATGATCGAGGGCGAGGAACAGCCCCTCGTACCCGGCATGTGCTTCTCCGTCGAACCCGGCATCTACCTCCCCGGCCGCTTCGGCGTACGGATCGAGGACATCGTCACCGTCACGGAGGACGGCGGACGCCGGTTCAACCGCACCTCGCGCGAACTCGCCGTCGTCGCATAG